In a genomic window of Candidatus Zixiibacteriota bacterium:
- a CDS encoding anti-sigma factor, giving the protein MNTSHEAIYEQLEAFAFGTLIQEEADNVVSHLNTGCPVCSARLKEATELSVCLAASVNQHEPSAVIGERLMKRVYADSGPIENASAPKGHSQFGWWAAAVAAAASVVLFLWGHSLRNDLSAVKTEQGSLLSQIDRFQSDLSSIQKELSTLTQKQSFNLELEGLRAEREKREREIEQLQNDHATNLAQISKLERDLHAYEDATVLLGQPGMKFVDLSGVEPNRQAFGKVVIDPIRGTGVVYMYQLPQTPEGKVYQAWSLRDGKPTSVGRFTVAPDGSAVLKMNSLPDPSHIASFQVTIETAGGEEQPTGMMYLTGPDAAPDLK; this is encoded by the coding sequence ATGAACACAAGTCACGAGGCGATTTATGAGCAGCTAGAAGCATTCGCTTTCGGCACACTCATACAAGAAGAGGCCGACAATGTCGTTTCGCATCTCAACACCGGCTGCCCCGTTTGTTCTGCCCGCCTGAAAGAAGCGACCGAGCTTTCAGTATGTCTGGCCGCATCCGTGAATCAGCATGAGCCATCCGCTGTAATAGGCGAGCGGCTGATGAAAAGAGTGTATGCGGATTCTGGCCCCATCGAAAATGCCAGCGCTCCCAAGGGACATTCTCAGTTTGGCTGGTGGGCTGCTGCGGTTGCGGCGGCGGCATCTGTTGTCCTTTTCCTCTGGGGACATTCTCTTCGAAATGATCTCTCTGCAGTGAAAACTGAGCAGGGTTCATTGCTCAGTCAAATAGACCGGTTCCAATCAGATCTTTCTTCCATTCAAAAAGAGCTTTCAACGCTAACGCAAAAACAGTCTTTCAATCTGGAGCTGGAGGGTCTTCGCGCAGAACGTGAAAAACGAGAAAGAGAGATCGAGCAATTACAAAACGACCATGCGACAAATTTGGCACAGATTTCCAAACTTGAAAGAGACCTGCATGCGTATGAGGATGCCACGGTCCTGCTCGGACAGCCGGGAATGAAGTTTGTAGATCTGAGCGGTGTTGAGCCGAATCGACAGGCGTTCGGCAAGGTCGTTATCGATCCTATTCGCGGCACGGGAGTCGTATATATGTACCAGCTTCCTCAGACACCTGAGGGCAAAGTCTATCAGGCCTGGTCGCTTCGTGACGGCAAGCCGACTTCGGTAGGACGGTTTACTGTCGCACCTGATGGAAGCGCCGTTCTCAAAATGAATTCCCTTCCTGACCCTTCTCATATCGCCTCCTTCCAGGTTACAATAGAGACAGCCGGAGGTGAGGAGCAGCCAACGGGTATGATGTATCTTACTGGGCCGGACGCCGCGCCAG